DNA from Grus americana isolate bGruAme1 chromosome 6, bGruAme1.mat, whole genome shotgun sequence:
TGGTGTGGTGGTCAGTCTGCTTGCCTGGTCTGTAAGGTTTTTGCTTTTGGAGGTAGGATTAAACCTGGAACTGCCAGTGATTACTGGGGGGGAGAGTGTCAGACCCCACACAAGCCCTCCCTTGCTGCCCCATGGGCCTGGCAAGCAGAGCAGCGAGGGTGCAGCGTGCTCCCTCTGCACTCTCACACATGGCGCTGGGGACAGCGGCgccagctgcctgcccagctgGCAGCACCAGGCAAGCGCCAGGGCCGGGGGCTGCGACGGCTCCTCTCCCGAGACCCCCCTCTTCCTCAGGGGATCCCGTACAAGCACCCACCACCGGCTGCAGGATGGGATGGCtcagaggggaagagggaacCGGCGTGGCGGCATGGTGCGAGGGCGGCAGGGATGGCTGCCGAGGGGGGGCTTGGCACGGTGCCACGGCCGGCACGCCGGCACAGGGACCTTCCTGGAGAGAAGAAGTGGGGGAGGGCATTGTGGGACCCTTTCTCATCTCCTCCATCTCTCTGTGTGCTGTGCACATCAAATACTCCGCTGACAACCGTTGAAAATGCCTGGTGGCggcagagaaggcagcagaggctgcGGGCAGGCTAACTGTGGGGAGAGCACGTCCTTCCCAAAATCTCCGTGGCTCTTGGACACAGACAAAATGTGGGGCACACCCCAGGTGTCAGGGAAAGCAGGCTGGCATCTATTTTCAATGCTTTTTCCAGCACCGTGACCGCAactcccagctcccaggcaggTGAAAAGCAAATGTGTGAACACTCGCAGAGGCGTCGTGCCCTGCGGCCGTCATGGATGCCCGTACACAGCTACTGCAATGTGCGGGAGGGCTTTACACAGTGTATTTCACTATCACGGCTGTCACATCCTGCTTCACACGGTGGTTTTGCACTTCTGTCGTCATCCCGGTGTTGTTTTAATCACAAGCAATCTTGGCGTGCTGGAAAGCGCGGTGCAGGGTGGTTTATTTTCTCAGAGAAAGGCATACTTGAGTCACCGTAGGACTGGTGGTGATGGGGGTCCCTCCTTTGCTCCCACGAAGCGCgagctctgccagctccaggGGATGGGCTGTGCCCCTGGGCAGGTCCCTGCATCCTTGCTGAGCCCCAGGACTCCGTCCTGCATCTCTGCAAACCCTGCAGTGGTCACAGCGTCCCTGCTGGGATCAGCCAAGGGGTGATGCCCACTGGAGACCAGGCACAAGAAATGGCTTCTCTGCTCCTAAACAtcccaggctgcccagggcagcccctgcccacctAAACAGGGCTCTGACCCAGGGAGACCCTCTCAGGGCAGGGTGAGGGTCCTACGGGCACCCAGGGACCTCGGCATGCAGAGCCAAGGGACACCACGGGCCCTGCGCTTGGTGCACATGGGACAGTGCTCATCCCACGCACCCATCCCCTGCAGGCACTGGAGGCTGCTGGAGGGAAGTGTATGtcaaatatatttgtataatAGGACATGGGAagatatatatattcttttatatatatataaaaaagtactttcctatatatttatatattttgtatttttctgtatttttatatattcatatacccaaaaatatatataaaaatacatatacacacacactgagTGTGATACTCTGCACAGAGGGGTCTGAGCCAGCAGGAAGCCCTGAGTATGGCTGTCTGCCTTGATGGGAGCTACCCGCATCACACAACCAAGTGATGGAAGCAATGGCCACGAGCCAAGTGACGTCCACTCTCCCATCTTTGCTGTGCCCCACTCTGCTCATTTACCACCCATGCATGGGGTCTGGGGCTGCCCAgagtggggcaggggggaaaggagcagctgctgggcacAATACCCGGCATCTCTGTCACAGTGTGATGGTGATGCGGCACCTGGGATGCTTGGGAGCGTGGAGGAAGCACCCAGGGACACCAAGGCACAAGCACTGACACTAGTGGCACCTCACCGTTGCAGGTGGATGGTGCAAATGCCCCAGGAATCCTCCCAGGATACTGGGCACGAGAGCATGTCCTCCTGTTTTGcaagaaaacagatgtttagCAAAGCACTGAAGCGGAGTTGTGGCTAACAGACTGCAAGACCCGTCTCTGCTGTTGAACACTCGTCTTACAGCAGCGAGATAGCAGCTAGCATCAACACTTCCCCTTCAGCCCTATTTATAAATCCCAGCTCAGCCCTATTTATAAGTCCCAGCTCGCTCCtcagtgctgcacagcagccGGCCCCGTCCCACCGACACCCCCAGCACACCCAGCGCCCTCAGAGGCTGGCgtgccctgctctgctccctgcctgcaggacaGCACCCAGCCCTTTGCTCGAGCACCTTCCCCAAGGCCGCGTTCACATTTTCTGGCTCATAGACCCCTCAGGAGCATCTTGCCCTGCCTGAGCCATGCCACGTATATAACACATGGCAAGCGAGAGATGCTCCATAGGTGGAACACCCTGCTGGCTTCTGCAAAGGGCTCCTGGTGAAGCAGGGCCCTGGTCCTGAGCCACGTGGTGAGAAGATCAGAGCTCAGGGCCAAGGAGGACCCTGGTCCTGGGGTGCAGCCTTCTCCCCCCGATTCCACCACGCAGCCCTGgccagggagcagagcctggtGGCAACATGCCCTGCCCCGAGCCAGGGTACTCAGTCTCGGCACCGTGCTCCCCATCCTGGCATGAAGGTGGTTGTAAAGCTCTGCGGTTCTGCTCCTTCACACCAGGGCATGAGGATAGCATGTGTGCATCCCTCTGCTTGcctttatttatgaaaaagaggggaaaaacccaacatcCCAGGCAGAGCATGCCCAGGAGAAGAGCACCCAGGACCAGCGGTGACAGTGACAAGTCCAGGACTGAGCCAAAGGGATTGTCAAGGGAGCTGGAGAAAACACTGCTGAGGCCTGCACCTGGGCCCTGCTAATGCAGAGCGCCAGACCAAAAGcctgctttcccctcccctGAACGCTGTAAGGAGGCAGATAAAAGCAGAAGCcccattttttctctttgaaagtcACCTTACGTCACGTATACACTCATCTACCCACACAGCAGTGAATAATTCCTctccacagcagaagaaagaagtggtgagctttctgctgctgctctcccctaGTAGCAGGGTGCATTTTATGTGCTTGCGACAGGGTAAAGAAACAACTTTGGGGATTAGAGAGGCATCCAAATCCAGCCTACAAAATGAACCCTGCATTACAAAATTCAGTAGCAGTCAGAGCTGGGCGAGGGGTTGAAGTTCCCACTTTATTTCTGGGGTTTGGgagctttttttaattggaaactTGCTCTGTTTTATGAGATGAGCCTGTTAGCAGGACCCTCAAAACCTCCAGCAAGGATGAGGAGCTCCCAAAGCCTCAATCCGCCCCATCGCTGCCCCATGCCTTGGCATGGCGACAGGATGTAAACACTTGGAAACATTGGGCAGGTGGGATTGCAGGAGCTCATAGAGCCCCTGGGTTCGGTCCCCACAGCCAGTGCGGGAAGTTGGAGCCTGTGGAAGAGCTGGAGCCTAATTAGGCACATTTGGGGTGTCGATCAGCTGAGTGCTACAGGAAATGAGGGTGGGAGCGGctcttccctcctgccagcagcGGCAGCTCTTCCTGGGCAAGAGCCTGTTTCCCTGACCCCATTTTTTGGGAGGGTTTGCAGAAATAGGAGCTCACGCTGTTTTCAGCATCCCCTAGTAATTAACTAGATGCATGTGGAAAAGCAGGTGCAAGCAGGGATCAATAACAAATGGAGTGTGAATACAGCTGAGAGTACGGCAAACGTGGTCATGAAGGAACCAGCCGTGCCTCGGAGTGCGACATTGCTCTTGGAGGACCTCTCAGGTGGGGCTGGGACCAGTCACTGGGCACATCCTGGCGCAGGGTGCCACAGCCCAAGTGAGTCATCAAAGTCATTTCCCAGCCAGGTGCACCCAGGAGGGTCCAACACGCATCTGGTGTCCACCCCGCCTTGTAGAGCTTTCACTGTtaagacctttttcttttttttatacttttaagaGTTTGTAGCTGTTGTCCGCAAGGTCACGCAGTGCTGGCGGAATTTGAAGGTGACAAAAATGTGTTGGGCCAGCTAAGCACGGCAACCGCAGATGGTGCAGGCTGGGACGTTGCAGCTGTGATGATAAGCAATGCCGGTAAAAACTTACCAAGGTGGACTGTggtgctggagagggacttGTGGAGGACGTCTTTGTGAAGGGCTCTGTCCACCCACCACAGGAAGGTTTTGGGCCAGAGATGGCAGAGTGAGCTCCTGGGCCACGTCACTGTAAGGGCACAACCAGGTGACCAGAGAGGCGCCTGTCATTGCCTGCACAGCCGTGTGGTGGTGATGCTCCcgcagctctgctgggaggcTGGCTCAGGGCAGGCTGAGAACCCTCACATCCAGATGGCCCTTGCCATAAGCAGTGGTGGCAACCAGCCTCAGCAGTCCTGCCACATCTCTGAGTCCATACTACAGCTGGGCACCAAACCTCACTGTGCAAATGTCACTGAAACGACACCCATGAACCTACCTAGACCTTCCTTCTGCCCTCGGGAGGAGACCGGACCTTCTTTCAAGGCTGACCAGTGTCATCCTTTGCTTGATGGGTATCTTACAGACGCTGACAAGGGAAGAAAGGACATACTCAAGTCTCAGAAGGGGATCTGAGCAGCCCTACGCACTAACCTGGCCCTGGTGCCTTTGAAGGTTTCCcttgttttctcatttccatttcacCCTGAGCTGTTAATTCAACCAGTTCCTGGGGAGGGTGATGGCACTTTGTGGAGTTGGCAGGAGACAGGCAGTGGTGGTTTTCTTGCTCAGGGCAGCACCAGAGCTATTTCAAAACCAATGACCTGTTTTTCAGATTCTGGGTCTAATATTGCTAAAAAGGGCAATGTTTGTTGTTCCTTCATGCttattcctttttcctcttttaacaaattcctcttttttcacTTCACCGTGTGCGTCCATGTTGCAAGGCCACTACTCAGTTGGGTTTTActccagggctgtgctgggggggaggcGTTATGAGAAATGACAGCATTAATGAACATGATCTCATTGACACCAGAGgaagaacactgaaaaatcaGTCCCTGAGAGTGATTTAGTCAACTTTATGGACAGCATAAATTTCTGGGATCGGGAGAAGTGAATAGTGTGAGCAGCTAGAACAAGCACTGCAAGAACGTGCTTCTGAAGGGCAGGGTCTGCATCATGCTCTGAAACGCTGGCGTAACTGAGATTAGCAACTGCCTGTGGGGGTTGGATGATGTGCTGGGAGTCCTCCCCTGCACACCAGTAAGAAATGCGcagccacctctgcagccccGGGGTCAGAGCCCCCACGCACGGCATCATGTCctggccccccctccccatgccgGTCTGACTCCAACACCCCGTCCTTCTTCCTCACCCTGCACATTGTGCAAGAACCAGCCTGATGGTTGTTGCCACACCGGCAAGGCTGGACCTCACCATGCAGTGCGAGCCAGCCTCTCCACTTCGCTCAGAGATGGGACTGCAGCTCTCCTAAGATGTCGGTCACTCATGCTGTGATGTTGCAAACCCTTGCTTGTTGGAAACTCAGCAGAAAAACTTGTATTAATCCATgatgtggttcagccccagctgagcaccacgtgctgctcactcaccccccgctcccagtgggatggggaggagaatggggagacaaaggcaaaacctcgtgggttgggataaggacagtttactgggacagcaaagggagagggaaacaacagcAACAGTACCAATAACGGaatattcacaatgggtgataacagaaagcaattcacTGATCTGACAACAGACCAACTGGATGCTCAGCCCACACTCAGAACCTCCCGGAGCCGCACTgacccgcccctgcccgactggcccccttttatggtgagcatgatgtcacatggtatggaatagcccccggccagcttgggtcacctgtcctggctctttgggaaattaactctgtccttgccagaaccaggacaattcACTAcatgaaatacttcattttcttgaTGAATCAGTTAAATGTAAAGCAAGTAGAAATAGACTTGTTTCCCACGTATCTAGCACGCCTTGCTACTTAATTATTAGAAATATATGgtcattttcatagaatcatagaatcatagaatcacagaatggtttggattggaagggacctcacagcccatccagtccaaccccctgccatgggcagggacaccctccactagcccaggttgcccaaagccccatccaacctggccttgaacactgccagggagccaggggcagccacagcttctctgggcaacctgggccagggcctcagcaccctcacagggaaggatttctgcctcacatcccatctccatctcccctcctgcagcttcaggccattccccttggcctgtcactccctgcccttgtcaccagcccctctccagctttcctggagcccctgcagggactggaaggggctctaaggtctccccgcagccttctcttctccaggctgaaccaccccaactctctcagcctgaggtctccagagcagaggtgctccagccctcccatcatctccgtggcctcctctgaactcgctccaacagctccatgtccttcttgtgctggggaccccagagttagacgcagcactgcaggggggtctcaccagagtggagcagaggagcagaatgccctccctcgacctgctggtcatgctgctggggatgcaaGCTcgcattgccagctcatgttgagcttttcatcaatgaacactcccaagtccttctcctcaggactgtttttaatccattctccacccaggttttgttaattttgatTCCAATTTCCATACAAATATAGCTCAACGCAGAAGCTGAAAAAACTCACATCTAGTAAAACCTAAATGGAGTGCTTGAGATTTTCCAGTGTTACATAGATGTAATCATAGGTCTAAGAGTCAGGATAAATACTATGTCAAGCTTTGCAGCAGTTCAGCTGAATGCATAGCAGTACAGTGCAAGTTCCCGCTCTGCTGACTTCCACATTTAGTCCAAAAGCTATTGGAAGCCAATGTATTTCTGTAAGAGCACACCAACACCCATCCTGAGTCAGCCCCCACACCCGGGGTGGCTGCCCTGGCCCCAACTCCTGGGGCTGTGGCAGGGTGACGCTCTCAGGCTCTGcccgcagtgggatggctgCAGGAAGGGAACATCCCCCTGGGGCCACCATCCTCTTCAGCCACTTTCTGTGGGGTTCCAGGgctgccttccctgctccagGCGGTCACAGGGATGCTTTTTGTCTTGCAGAAAATGTCGTGTGACTGCTGCTTCCGGCTGCCAGCGGTcacctgggtgctgctgctggtgacGACAGGTGAGCCCTTCCTCGCTGCCTTCCCCCGGCACCTCACGTGGGCAGtgaaatggggaggggggggcccaAATGCTGCCCATCAGCTGGGGGAACATGGTGCTGAGAGGCATGCAAGGGCCAGATTCTGCATTGCTGGGATCTGGAGTTACCTCgagccagcccagctgagggaCAGTGAGGCAGGTGAGGACCCTGCCAGGGCACCCAGCATGGGTTTATAGGCAGGGCGGGCTCAGGACAGCATGGGTGCCCGGTGCTGGGTGTCAGAGCACCCCACGGCTGCCGACACTGCAGACTGGCCTTCCCCGAGTCCCCTCCCATGCCAACTCAGTCTTCTCTCCATTTCAGCCTTTGCCATGGAGTGCCCCAAGATCAAGGTGGGGACATGCAAGGACTGCATCCAGTCCGGTCCTGGCTGTGCCTGGTGCAAGAAGCCGGTAGGTCCACGTAGGCTCCCGTGCTGTCAGCCCCCAGCAGTCAGTCAGCTAACAGGCAACGGGATGGTCACCCTGCCCgcctggctctgcctgcagtGGACGGGGGAGACTGTGTCGTGGGAGTGTTTCACGTCCTACCTGGTGGAcgggagcaggagggagctgaAGGCAGGACCCTTCAACCTTCCTTTCTCCATCAATACCCTGGAGACCTGGTTTGGGAGCTGGGTCATCTTGTAACGAGCCCGttcacctcctgctcctctgatTCTTTCCTGCTGATGTTGCAACACACAGAGTTTCACCAAAGCTGGCGAGCCAGACTCTATCCGCTGCGACACCATcgagcagctgcagcagaagggaTGCCCGCGCAATGAGATTGAGTTTCCAGTCAATGTCATTACAAGGACACAGGACAGTCCCTTAAGCAACGACATACAGCTGACTCCCCAGGAGGTGCACCTGAAACTGAGGATAGGTACGGTCAGCCCGGTGTCCCCAACGCCCTTCCGCCCGCCCCCAGGCTCACCGGGGACGTGGCGGCACTTCACAGCCCGCACTTCCTCCCTTTGCCAAAAGAGAGGAGGATCCCAGCGGGGGGTGGGCAATGGGGCGAGATGTGAGCCACAGCACGGCAGCTGATCCCAGCGTTCCCATCCCGCAGGCCAGCCTGCTGTATTCGAGGTGAAGTTTCGCCGTGCCATGGGGTACCCCATTGATCTCTACTACCTCATGGACCTCTCCTACTCCATGCTGGATGACCTGGAGAAGgtgaagaagctgggaggggagctgctgaggGCGCTGGAGAGCACCACCCCTTCCCGTCGCATAGGTGAGCCTGTCTCCAGCACGGGACCCCTctttgctgctgggaagagctgcGGAGCTGGAGCAAGATACTGGCAGCGGGCAGCGTGACCTGTCCTCTGCCAGGCTGGAGAGTGTGCTGGGGCAAGGGACGTGGACACGTACACAGGGGCCAGCAGATTATCCATGCCCTGTGCCGCAGGGATGTCTGCcggtccctgcctgcccctgacACTGCGGTCCTGGATGCCCTAGGCTTTGGCTCCTTCGTGGACAAGACGGTGCTGCCCTTTGTGAACACGCACCCCGAGAAGCTGCAGAACCCCTGCCCCAACAAGGACAAGCAATGCCAGCCTCCCTTCGCCTTCAAGCACATCCTCTCGCTGACTGACAATGCCAAGAAGTTCGAGAGTGAAGTGGGGAAGCAGTTTATCTCAGGGAACCTGGATGCCCCGGAGGGGGGGCTGGATGCCATGATGCAGGCAGCTGTCTGTGGGGTGAGTCTCTGCATCTGCCCTGCTGTTGGCAACTGTGGGCAGGCATGAGGGCTGCGACCCACGCTCATGCGCCGTCCCTCAGGAGGTGGCTCTGCCCCTCTCCAGGTGGGCTCTGGAAGTCCTGATTCGGCAATAGGACAGGTTACTCCAGGGGGGTACAAGACAGCATCTTACCCCAGCCTCCTGACCCCAATCTCCTGTAACTCACCCCCTCcatgtcccctgccccacaccgtTGCCGACACGAGACTTGCTGTGCTTTGGCGAGGGCCATACCATGCCCCGCTCAGGGACAGGTCTCCATGCCGCTTGCAGGACTTGATCGGCTGGCGCAATGTGACCCGCTTGCTGGTGTATGCCACTGATGATGGCTTCCACTTCGCTGGTGATGGCAAGCTCGGGGCCATCCTGACCCCCAATGATGGCAAGTGCCACTTGGAGGACAACATGTACAAAAGGAGTAACGAGTTCGTAAGTACCCAGaggctgctcagcagctctgcaccctCAGCCTCGCTCCCCCAGGCAAGAACAAAAGGTCATATAAAAAGCCTGTTGTGAGATCGCAAGGTCACCATAATCACCATAATTTGAGCCGCAAATCCCAAACTGTCCgacctgctgctggtgggggagATCATGCTGAGCACAgcatccctctccccacccaggACTACCCGTCTGTTGGCCAGCTGGTCCAGAAACTTGCCGAAAACAACATTCAGCCTATTTTTGCTGTGACCAGTAAGATGGTGGATGTTTACAAGGTAAGGAGACTTCAGATGGTTCAGGTGGcccctgtccctccccaggAGGACAGCAACAGCTGTGCgtgtcctcctgctgctgcgcCCTGCTCCACCATCACGCAGGGGGACCGCTTACCTCTGCTCTCCATTGGCAGAAACTCAGTGAGATGATCCCAAAGTCAGCAGTGGGAGAGCTGAATGAGGACTCCAGCAACATCATTGAACTCATCCAGGTGGCCTACAATGTAAGTGCTGGAGGAGGCTGTGTTTCGCCTGTCTCACAGGGCTCGGAGCAGGGAAAGGTTCCCATTGTGTGTCCTCACCgtcagagagcagctgggacCAGGGCTCTGAGGACAGGACATGATGAGTCCCTCTGCCCACAGCAAGCAAGAGGTTCCAGCCTCTCCAATGCTATCACCTGCCTTTCCAGAACCACCCCAGGCAGCTGAAAGCCCAGCCTGCAggggtccctgtccctgtcccctgggctggggggaagcCCTGACCTGCAACCCCACACCCCCTTGCTTTGGTCTCCTCTTGGACTGATCGCACTTTCTCCACCATTTCCCCACAGAACCTCTCCTCGCGGATCATCCTGGACCACTCTGCCCTGCCGGACGTCCTGGATGTCAAATACGACTCCATATGTGGTAACGGCAAGGTCGTCTTGGATGAAGCAAGAGGGCAGTGTGACAACGTCAAGATCAACGATGAGGTATGTTCCCCCATACTGGGAACGCCCCACAGCTTGCAAGGTTCTTGATGCCCGTCCCGTTTAATGGCAGGAACCCAGCCGCTCCAGGCTCTCTGTGTACATGAATTTAATGCCAAGAGTGTCCAAAATTATGCGTGATGGGGGAATCCTCCGTTGCACTGGATGTGCGCGTGCTCAGCTTGGCACTGATACCACCCTCCAATTGCTGAAGCTACCTGACAGCCTCTGGCCCTTCCCTTTCTCACTCTGCACTTTCTAGGTCATCTTCAAAGTGAAGATCACAGCCAAGGAATGCATCAAAAGCCAGTCCTTCACCATCCGGCCACTGGGCTTCACAGACACCCTCACCATCCACCTGGACAGCAACTGCAACTGCAACTGCAATGAGCAACCCAACCCAACCGCCTGCAGTGGGAAAGGCAGCATCGTCTGTGGGATCTGCAGGTACGTGCTGTCCCcataaaacaatatttcaaatgctgccagagctgaggagctgctgggagagggccGTTGGGCCAAGCCAAGGGCAGCTGCGTGGTGTGCTTGGTTCCTCCAAGCACCTTTGTGCCTGGAGAACGTGGGGCCAGTTGAGGGCTCAGCAGAGGGATGTCTACATGGTGATCAGTCATGGCTCTGCAGCTTTGCACCAATTTTCTTACTCAGAGAGGTGGTTTATATTCATGGAGGCAGGGGACAGAGTGAGCTCTCTTTTCTGTTGGTGGgggtctctgctgcttccctaAGGGCATCCATCCACTcacccacccatccatccaaccATCCACCAACCCACCCACTGAGCAGACACAGATTTCTGTAGAAATCTCTCAACATCCCACTTCAAGGCTGTCATTCATGCAGATCTTTACGTGCAATTATTGCTTCATGGCCCCTCAgtgacagggagaggaaaagactGGGTTTCCTTGGGAAACACTCAGATCTCCTTGGCAAGGGTTTGGAAATCATAAATATAACAATAATTTCCGGGCAACCGTCTGGTGTTGTAAATATGACCAGCGGGGAGAGCTGCATTTCTGAGGTTTCTGCCTGATCAGccaccctgctccagcacgaAGTGAGCACCAGCGTGCTGTGGTTGGGTTTTGGCGAGGCTGTCCCAGATTCGCTCCACTTTGGCCGAGGTCTGGGCCCCACACATGCCCCACAGCGTTTCTTGTGGCTGCTGACCCAGGCCCGCTCCTCTCCTTTGATGGCAGCTGCAATTCGGGCTACACGGGGAAGAACTGTGAGTGTGACACCAAAGGCAAGACCAGCAAggagctggaaggcagctgccGGAAGGACAACAGCTCGGTCatctgctcagggctgggggaCTGTGTGTGCGGGCAGTGCATCTGCCACACCAGCGACGTGCCCAACAAGCAGATCTACGGCACCTTCTGCGAGTGCGACA
Protein-coding regions in this window:
- the ITGB2 gene encoding integrin beta-2 isoform X1, whose product is MRDQLDAQPTLRTSRSRTDPPLPDWPPFMKMSCDCCFRLPAVTWVLLLVTTAFAMECPKIKVGTCKDCIQSGPGCAWCKKPSFTKAGEPDSIRCDTIEQLQQKGCPRNEIEFPVNVITRTQDSPLSNDIQLTPQEVHLKLRIGQPAVFEVKFRRAMGYPIDLYYLMDLSYSMLDDLEKVKKLGGELLRALESTTPSRRIGFGSFVDKTVLPFVNTHPEKLQNPCPNKDKQCQPPFAFKHILSLTDNAKKFESEVGKQFISGNLDAPEGGLDAMMQAAVCGDLIGWRNVTRLLVYATDDGFHFAGDGKLGAILTPNDGKCHLEDNMYKRSNEFDYPSVGQLVQKLAENNIQPIFAVTSKMVDVYKKLSEMIPKSAVGELNEDSSNIIELIQVAYNNLSSRIILDHSALPDVLDVKYDSICGNGKVVLDEARGQCDNVKINDEVIFKVKITAKECIKSQSFTIRPLGFTDTLTIHLDSNCNCNCNEQPNPTACSGKGSIVCGICSCNSGYTGKNCECDTKGKTSKELEGSCRKDNSSVICSGLGDCVCGQCICHTSDVPNKQIYGTFCECDNMNCEFHNGSPCGGKERGKCDCGECKCTPEYQGSACQCKKSTDGCLNVRGNECSHRGTCHCNRCQCRGGYQPPLCQECPGCPSPCGRYVSCVECKAFQSGPFQKNCSQACPNIQVAKELTGVSKQCREKDSQNCWISFRMVQEDGEEVYSITFDPEKECPKPPNVALIVGGTVAGVALIGLVLLLMWRLLTELFDRREYRRFEKEKSKAKWNDADNPLFKSATTTVVNPRFNEQ
- the ITGB2 gene encoding integrin beta-2 isoform X2; the encoded protein is MSCDCCFRLPAVTWVLLLVTTAFAMECPKIKVGTCKDCIQSGPGCAWCKKPSFTKAGEPDSIRCDTIEQLQQKGCPRNEIEFPVNVITRTQDSPLSNDIQLTPQEVHLKLRIGQPAVFEVKFRRAMGYPIDLYYLMDLSYSMLDDLEKVKKLGGELLRALESTTPSRRIGFGSFVDKTVLPFVNTHPEKLQNPCPNKDKQCQPPFAFKHILSLTDNAKKFESEVGKQFISGNLDAPEGGLDAMMQAAVCGDLIGWRNVTRLLVYATDDGFHFAGDGKLGAILTPNDGKCHLEDNMYKRSNEFDYPSVGQLVQKLAENNIQPIFAVTSKMVDVYKKLSEMIPKSAVGELNEDSSNIIELIQVAYNNLSSRIILDHSALPDVLDVKYDSICGNGKVVLDEARGQCDNVKINDEVIFKVKITAKECIKSQSFTIRPLGFTDTLTIHLDSNCNCNCNEQPNPTACSGKGSIVCGICSCNSGYTGKNCECDTKGKTSKELEGSCRKDNSSVICSGLGDCVCGQCICHTSDVPNKQIYGTFCECDNMNCEFHNGSPCGGKERGKCDCGECKCTPEYQGSACQCKKSTDGCLNVRGNECSHRGTCHCNRCQCRGGYQPPLCQECPGCPSPCGRYVSCVECKAFQSGPFQKNCSQACPNIQVAKELTGVSKQCREKDSQNCWISFRMVQEDGEEVYSITFDPEKECPKPPNVALIVGGTVAGVALIGLVLLLMWRLLTELFDRREYRRFEKEKSKAKWNDADNPLFKSATTTVVNPRFNEQ